Sequence from the Penicillium oxalicum strain HP7-1 chromosome IV, whole genome shotgun sequence genome:
TGTCGAAGAAATACGCCGACATCACGGCGGGTGATTACTTGGTCCAGCGTCTAACCGCTACGTATTGAGGGCAATTGATCAGATCACCTTCCAAGTCCATGTGCCGCTACCGTGTGGGATTTCCCAGCCATGTGCGGTGCTGAATGATCCTGTGACCGGTCAGTCTGGATAACTTGGGAAATGGGCATGATTTCAATATCTTAATATTTCTCTTGGAATTTATGTATATTGTATTGCTTTCGATATTTACAGGTTCTAGCTCCAGAGGAACCCCTTTTGAACAAGATTCCACCTTGCAGATGAGTCTCTCCCCCCGGAACACAACCAAAGATCTCatacaaaaaagagagacaggcgttggccttttctttttcttttttctttttctttttaataagaGGTGGGCACAACACTCATCCGGCCTCCGTCGGTGACGAGCAGGTTCCCATTCACATAGCCGCCCGAGTTGCTTGCCAACCAGACGACCAGACCGGCAAAGTCTTCCTCGCTTCCCGCTCGAGTCAGGGGAATCATCTCCTTGGGGAAGGACCCCTCGGATATGCCCCCCATGACATGACTCTGGCCATGGGCGACAAAGACATTCTGGGCCATTTCGGACTGGTAGAGTCCCGGGACGATCCCATTGACTCGAATGTTGTAGGCGGCCAGACCAGTTGCCAGCATTTTGACCAGCTGATTCGTGCCAGCCTTGGAAGCATTATAGGCATAGCTGAACGGAACCTTTCGCACAAAGCCGGCAATAGAGCTGGTGATGACGACCTGCGCCGTGGGTGGAGTCAGAACACCGTCCTGCGGCGCCGGACGTCGCTTGTTGGCCTCCTCCAATAGGGGCAAAAAGGCCAGTACGGTGTAGTAGGAACCAGTCACATTCACGTTGAGAACCTGGGTGAACTCCTCCATGGGGACGTTGAACAACTCATCGCGAAGCTCAGTCAATGAGGGTGGTGTGCCATCTGCCTTGGGCTCCGGTGACCGCATCAGCGGGCCCAAGATTCCGCCATTGGCGAACAGGACGTCAACGTGAGTGGTTTGTGCCGCCACAGCTTGGTATGCAGATTCAAGCGACTCCTTTGACGTGATGTCGCATTGGACGGGAATGACGATCCCTGCAGGTGCGAGGGTTGCCGTCTCCCGGAGCGCATCTTCACGACGGCCAAGGACGAACACTTTTGCGGCGCCATTGATGGCCAGAGCGCGGGCCATGATCCGGCCGAGACCTGTTCAGAGAGATGATTTTGTATGAGCCTGACCATTCTGGAATATTGTATGTTCATGGAtccccaagaaaaaaaaaccaaaaaaaacaagcaaTAACGGCAAGagctttcttctccttctaTGCGCCGAAGATCGTGACATACCACTGCCTCCGCCGGTGACGACTACCACGCGCCCCTGCACGGAGAAAAGGTTGGAAGCCTGGAGATGCGACATGGCTGGAAGGGGAGTCTCTTTTTGAGCTTAGGTGATGGAAGCCCTGCAGCTCGTTCGCGACTATTGACGAGAGGAAGGTCACTTGTTTTTGGAGGGTAAATCGCACTGCCCCCGCGATCGGGGACCCGTTTCTCCTCATTTCCCCTGCCGAATTCCCCCCACCGTGCGATCGGCGCTCCTCCGACTCTCCGAGGCAGCTCGACGCATGGTCGGCCACAAATGGTCGGCCCGGAAGCTTTTAGCCTGTAGCTGAAATCCTTCGGTCCAGATGAGCCACGCTGCTCGCACCATTCGACAAAGCGGAACGTGGCATCACAGGGAGAATTGATCCATTCAGATTGAGCGCAACTCCAGAAGCTGGATGCCTCGGTGTTTCTCCTCCATGTTCGCGACCGATCGTGAGGATGAGTAGGGTCGGAGACGGTGATGTGAGAATGGGCAAACGAGTGCAGGTCACGTGGCTTCCCTGATCGTGTTCGCAGGTTATGTAGCAACTTGGTATTTGACGGTCCAAAGTAAGGACAGACGACCTCGTCTGTGGACGACAGGCCCACCTCGGAGGGTTACTACTTCACGGAGTCTTTATCCTGCTCTTGACGCTCCCTCACGACCCACCACCGCACTTCATTTTAGTCTGAACCTGGAGAGCGATCGAGGCGGGATCCTGTCCTATTGGCTCGGCGTGGTCTAGATGTGAAAACGATTCTGTACAGATCGAGAATATTCAGGTTCTCCGTCAGGCCCtgaacgaaaaagaaaaaaaaatcaaaaccCCAGCTGTAGGtcctggatgaagaaaatgATTGAACGGATCACAATTCCCACTTTTCATCTTGCCGTCTCTCCGCTTTCCCGACGGGATCTCGTTCAGATCCCCGTTCCAAATCCCTTCCCAACGTGGTTCGGTGATTCCCCCCTTCGAGCTCGACGTCACCGTCGCGGCACCTGTCTCCACCATGAATCATTACTCAACAGCTTTTCCATGTCACATCGCAGAAGAGTCATGCACTCGAGGGAGCTTGGAATGGGCTGCAGGGTATACCGATCGAATCGATCAACTACTGCAGGAGATTCGGCCTGGGCGCAAAGCAAGATGGAGTCCACATACATCCCTGaagcgtgtgtgtgtgcacGCATCAGGCGGGCGCAGCATCTACCCCAATGCCACAAGCTTTGGAACACGATGAGGACTCCGCTGAATGGAGATCGAGTCTATCTACCGACGCGTATGCAATCTGATCGGTAGATCCACGCACAATTTATCAGCAGAACGCAACGTTATGCGTCGAACGATCCGGGACATCCGCCGCCCTCCTGGTCAGTATGATGATTACCTTATTCTGATGTATTCTCGCCACCAACTCAGAATCAGGATCTCGCGGGATGTCAGAAGGGAGTCGGGTAACATGCATGACAGCATGATGAACATGGCTCGCCAATCACTATCGGGACAACTGACTCCGTTGACTGCGAACATCGATATTCCCCATCCAAGAAAAGAGCAGGAATCTTCGCCGTTGCCTGCCGCACACGCATGCGTGGTCTTGTCGTGAGCAATTGACGACTGGGATCGTATTCCGCGTGCCTGTGTGCCTCCCCACCCTGCTCCTCTCTGTACCCAGAGGGAAAACTGCTCGCTGTCTATGACTGACTTCAATCTTGAGGCGTCTCCACTGGATCACATCGCCCTGCAGTCGTGGTCCGACGCGTTAGGCAATTGGCTAGAGGTCGTTGACTTCATGGTCAGCGGGTGTAACGCGCGAATACGAGTCCATGGCCGCATGTCCAACGTTGAGAATCGTCGTGTCGATGTAGCCAATTTGCCCCTTCAAGTTCCTGAGCAATGGCGCAATGCGCTTTGGATCCTGGCTGGGGCAAGTTCATGAGTCGTCACCGACATCGATGATCTAGGAATCATCGAAAGCTGATCCACTCTTTCTGAGTCGTGACCATCTAGTCCAActactactatattatctgAACTTCTGCCTCTGGCCTCCTTCGCTAATCCTTTTTTCCCATAAACCCAATCCAACTTTGAGCGTACTCCTGTCTCTTTCGACGAAAGAGAGATTATCCTCATACGGTCCACGTTTGAGCAAGTTCAACCGGCTCCATCATGAAGTGGAACGCCTTTCCGCTTGCCGGCGCCGTGGGCTTCGCGCCCCTCGTGGCTGCTGGTCCCGCTGGCCCCCACGGGGTTGTAATTGCACGCCAACAGTCCGGCTCACAAACCGGCATGTCGGGCATGACGGCTTCCATGTCCGCCCCTCCTACTCGGAGCCACCCATCTTCTGTGGCACACACTCCCTTCAGCGGCACGCCCTACACCACCGGTGCAGTCACTGCGTCCTCTGTCGGGACCGGCATTCCTAAGGGCAGTATCTTGCCCGGTGCGACTACGTATCCCAGTAATGGCCAGTTGAACAACCCCGAGCCTGCTCCGTATGTGCCCGCTGGAGGCCTTGGTACCAACGGGAGCATTCCCGTGTACAATGCGAAGAGCGACTTTGACTTTGAATCCTTGGTAAGACAACGCCCTAACCACTTGGCAttgtgtgtatgtgtgtggCACAACGTGCTGACCCGAGCTTTTTTAGGCCCTCGCGCTTTACCAGGAATGGATCGAGCTTGATCTGTTCCAGGACGGTCTGAGACGCTTCTCCGACGAGGACTTCCGGGCTGCGGGATTGAGCCAGGCAGACCGCGACCTCATCGCCTTTATGGCCGAGCAGGAAGTTGGTCACGCAACCTTGATCAGCAACATCCTCGGTGATCGAGCACCCCAGCAGTGCTCCTACAACTATCCGTACACCAATGTGGCCGAGTACCTCGACTTCTGCCAGAAGCTGACTCGCTTCGGCGAGTCTGGTGTCTACGGATTCCTCGCTCATTTGGACTCCCGTGAGGCCGCCAACCTGCTGACCCTCTCTATTACCACCGAGGCTCGCCAGCAAATGATCTTCCGTCAGTTCCAGGGTCTCTTCCCCATGCCGGTCTGGTTCGAAGTTGGCATTCCCCAGTCCTGGGCCTGGACTCTGCTGGCTCCGTACATCTCCTCCTGCCCGGACAACCAAACCCGCCTGGCATGGCAGAACTTCCCCGGGCTGCAGGTCCTCAATCAGCCCAGCATTGCCACTGCAGGCAACGCTACCGCCCCGATGAACAACACCCTTGGCCCTGCCGCCAACGTTGTCCGCGGCAACAGCACTGGGAACCAGCCCATCACCAGTGACAACGGTGGAAGTGGTGCCCTGGTCACCCACGACACCGGTGCTCTCTCCTACCCCGGCCGCAAGGTCTACCTGGAGTGGCAGCAGCCCGGCCAGCAAGTTGGCCCCAACAACAGCTACGTGACCAACACTACCGCTGGAGCGGGCAAATACGTCGCCTGGGTCTCGCAGCTCAATGTCACTTACTCTCCCTTGACCGTCACCTATAGCAACCCTGGCAATGGCACAGTCGGGGGCCGTGGATACACCGTTCAGCCCGATCTGGAGACCTTCCAGGGCGACCCCGCCATCAACGGCACCATCTTCATTGCCATCACCGATGCCGACATGTACCTGTCACCATTCAACTTGAGCCTGATCAACCCGCATGTTGTTGCCGGTCCTGCCATCTACCAGGCTGGCTAAGGGAATGAGCGGTGCAAGCAGTCATGACCCTGCACGTGAACTCATaggagattttttttttcaatcttCCGTTAGGAAGTGCTTTGACTCGCTGCTTTATGGATGAAATTTTGGAGTAGACATGTGTGTTACGTTATTGGACTAGGGGATAAACTGGGATTTGGATCTATTGACCTAATATTCGGGCTTAATGGATAGTTGTTATTAATCAATGGGTGTCTaaatttgattttttgacTCTCTGCACTCTTTTGCTTCATGACAATTTCAATCTAGAAGAGTTTAGCGAACCAAGAGTTCTTTTGAAGCTCGTCGACTCAAAGGCATCGTAAAAAGGGAATATTCTGTCTCGGTGCGATTCATGCTAGCATGAAGGTGGCCTTCAAGTCATAAAAAAAATAGTTCGTCCGGCGGTCTTTTCACTTCAAAGTCGTGAATAGTCTAAATTTAAACCCATTTGTATACTTCATCAAACGTCTTACTACCGAAACTTTAAAGTACCCGACTATGCCAAGAATGCCAAACCCCTGACAATTCGAGCTTTGACACCCGATCGACCGAGTCTCTGACCTGAGGAGTCGACCCACCCGGTCGCGTGTTATTTTTATAATTTCCATCCgcttctcctctctcgcGCTCGCCatcgacctcctccaccttggcTCATGGACGCTCCCCGGAATCGAAAGCAGCGCCGGGCTGCTGCCGCGGCCGCGAATACCACCGAGACGACCTCTGAACATCCCGACATTCCGCTCGCGCTTCCTGACCGCAGCCAAGATGGCAAGCGCGATACACCGACTTTATATGACATCATCGAGCAGCGACAAAGGGAGCTCCTGAAGCAAGCGGAGAGTCTGAATAGCCAGTCGGCGCCGGGGAGGAGCCATATCCCATCGTCTCGATCATCGGGGACACGGATCGTGACGGTCGACGAGTCGGGAAACCTGGTGGATGCGGATGGCAAGATTGATAGTGAGCTGTTGGCGGGcaaaagggagggagggcGACGAATGCAGAAACAACAGCGCAATGCGGCGTCGAAAGTAGACGGTGAcgatggcgaggatgaggaagacgccGAGATTGAGGTTGACGATCAACCTCTGCCTCCTCTCATTGATACAATCTTGCTCTCTATTCCATTGACCACGCTCCACTTGACCCTCGCCTACCTTGCTGCTCATCAATACGCGGAATCCACCAATGTCCCGGCTCTGATCAAGGAATCTATCTCGATCACATTCCCTTTACTCAGCTTCCTTGTTCATCTCATGCACGGTCACATCGTCTCGTTCAGATTGCATCACCGTCTCGGCTTTCTCACCGCGACCTCCCAGCCCATTGCAGTACTCCCGCTGACTCGAGAAAAGTTCTCCATGTCTTTTCTACGACGGTTGCTTTTCCCGCCGACTGCACGAACGATCATGTTGTTGCCGATTGCGGCTTTGCTAGGTGCACATTTGGTCGCGGTGACGAATGGGGAGCCATATTACGCGGTGATGAAGAAGGCGCCTGCGTATGGTACCATGTGGATTTGGTGTATCTTGGAAATGTCCTTTGGGCCGGCGGTCCTGGGAGCGTTGGGTCCCTTGGTTTGGGGAGTTTATTGGAAGGGATATGGAATTTTCTGACATGTCTCTCTAACAATAGAAGGGCATTGATAAACCTGCACGTCGTGATTGATTCGTTGGAGAGAACCAAAGAGAAATACGGAGCTGAGGGAAAAGTCCTTGGGACTGAGTGCTCTTAGTCGCGGTAGTGCGAAAAACTGCCTAGCAGTGAGCACcgggtctttttttttgtttttttttctttctcagcCAGCATCTTTGAAGGTACGAGGGCGAGCACCAATAGGTGTGTTCTGCAGTACTCGAGATGCAAATCTTGATAGTACAAATGACATGTCAGCTCGGGTGCGGAGCAGGTTGTACGATGCGTGACTAGGACGATGTCACTCAAGAGCTTCATCGGCCACGGGAAAATCAAGTCACGCTTACGACGAGGCATGTTGGACAATAGGCAGCCTTTCATCTCCTACCGCTTGTAGCTACCAAGGTGAACAAGAACGGCACAAACTTGTTTCTCTTTACAAGAGCATGCAGGTTTCAAGCAGGATGCATCCATCGGACTTTTAGCGCGTCTACTACggaatccccccccccccccccccccccacaacATGACACTTTGGTTCTTCGAGTACTCTAGGTCCATCACGAGGGATCCTCTCCTATCAAGTCAACTCGACGAAAAAACAGGGCGTGACTCATGTTTTCAGAACGGAGGAGGGTTCAAATCAAGACCGTCGACGGTCAACTTGAACTCGCTTCGGGAATAACTTCCAGCGACGTCCATATCGAGATTTCCCCGTTCACAATCCTCCAAGTCAATCTCGTGAATCAGAAGACCCTCATCACTGGAGAATTTTTTCGAGCCAGACGATTCAAGCGCATCTTCCACACAGGATTCCCATACGGGACCGGCCAGGACTTCTCCTAGAGGGCCGACAATGCTAGATCCTCCGCGAGAGATGTAAGGGTTTCCTAAATGTGACGGCGATTTGTATGAGCACACAGACCGTATGGTTTCTCTTGTTTCCGcaacaatttttttttcaaaatcaTACCTTCTAGAGCCGTTCCTTGCTGGTCCGCCTGCTCCGTGATCCACGAGGGCAGTTCACGATACCGAACGCATTGGTTTGCCGACAGCACAAAGGTTCTCCCTTCGCCGGCGATTGTTCGCATCAGCGGCAGCCATGTATCACGACTGTCCGCCGTCGGTGCAAGATAAATGTTCACCCGTTGGGCATACAGACTCTGTCGCAGAAGTGGCATGAAGCTCTCCCAGCAAATGGCCGCACCGATGGTGAGCCTGACGCCCTTGAGTACCGTCGTGACGACTTTCAAGGTGGATGGAGAGCCTTGGCCCCAAATGAGACGCTCCGAGGCAGTctagggaaaaaaaaatctctcGTTAGAGCACATATTCATCGTTTTCAAATTCCTTCAggttccccctccccccctctctctggCTTCAATTACTCACCGGCATCACCTTTCGCCGTTTCCCCAATACACCCGCCGTTGGATCGACGTAAAGCGCCGAGCAATACAATGTCCCCCCGGCCTTCTCAATCACCCCCGTTGCAATAAACACCCCCGTCTCACGAGCGACTCGCTCCAGGAACTCGCGTGTCCCGTCACCTCGACGATCCGACCCCTTGGCCAGCGGAAGCTTGCGCTCGATCCAGTCATCTCCTGCACCCGCCGGCGTATCCCCCAGATCGGCGGCATCTTGAAAGTAGCGCAAGAACTGCTCCCGGCCATGAGGTGCCCGAGCGCCGACGGCAGTCCCAAAGTCGCAGGTTCGGGGATATCCACCTAGATATGCTTCAGGGAAGAGCAGGAGGCTTACACCTTGGGAGGCGGCATTCTGAGTGATGCGCTCCAGTGCGGAGAGTGTTGCGGAGAG
This genomic interval carries:
- a CDS encoding Short-chain dehydrogenase/reductase SAT3 — translated: MSHLQASNLFSVQGRVVVVTGGGSGLGRIMARALAINGAAKVFVLGRREDALRETATLAPAGIVIPVQCDITSKESLESAYQAVAAQTTHVDVLFANGGILGPLMRSPEPKADGTPPSLTELRDELFNVPMEEFTQVLNVNVTGSYYTVLAFLPLLEEANKRRPAPQDGVLTPPTAQVVITSSIAGFVRKVPFSYAYNASKAGTNQLVKMLATGLAAYNIRVNGIVPGLYQSEMAQNVFVAHGQSHVMGGISEGSFPKEMIPLTRAGSEEDFAGLVVWLASNSGGYVNGNLLVTDGGRMSVVPTSY
- a CDS encoding Protein rds1, translating into MKWNAFPLAGAVGFAPLVAAGPAGPHGVVIARQQSGSQTGMSGMTASMSAPPTRSHPSSVAHTPFSGTPYTTGAVTASSVGTGIPKGSILPGATTYPSNGQLNNPEPAPYVPAGGLGTNGSIPVYNAKSDFDFESLALALYQEWIELDLFQDGLRRFSDEDFRAAGLSQADRDLIAFMAEQEVGHATLISNILGDRAPQQCSYNYPYTNVAEYLDFCQKLTRFGESGVYGFLAHLDSREAANLLTLSITTEARQQMIFRQFQGLFPMPVWFEVGIPQSWAWTLLAPYISSCPDNQTRLAWQNFPGLQVLNQPSIATAGNATAPMNNTLGPAANVVRGNSTGNQPITSDNGGSGALVTHDTGALSYPGRKVYLEWQQPGQQVGPNNSYVTNTTAGAGKYVAWVSQLNVTYSPLTVTYSNPGNGTVGGRGYTVQPDLETFQGDPAINGTIFIAITDADMYLSPFNLSLINPHVVAGPAIYQAG
- a CDS encoding Nitrilase — protein: MPQKLTVAVAQARTGPSLSATLSALERITQNAASQGVSLLLFPEAYLGGYPRTCDFGTAVGARAPHGREQFLRYFQDAADLGDTPAGAGDDWIERKLPLAKGSDRRGDGTREFLERVARETGVFIATGVIEKAGGTLYCSALYVDPTAGVLGKRRKVMPTASERLIWGQGSPSTLKVVTTVLKGVRLTIGAAICWESFMPLLRQSLYAQRVNIYLAPTADSRDTWLPLMRTIAGEGRTFVLSANQCVRYRELPSWITEQADQQGTALEGNPYISRGGSSIVGPLGEVLAGPVWESCVEDALESSGSKKFSSDEGLLIHEIDLEDCERGNLDMDVAGSYSRSEFKLTVDGLDLNPPPF